GTCtatactacttcctccgtcccaaaataaatgtctcaactttaaactaactctagtacaaatttatactaagctcaagacacttattttgagacggagggagtgttAAGGATGAAGTCGTACGTGAAAAATGAGAAATGGTAATCGAGTAGCCGGTGAGCAGTAGTAACCATGCATACGCAAAGCGATTTTTAGACGAAAAGCAGATACAGCAACGTAGCACATGCGAAGCCGTCGTTGTCTGAAAAAAATCGGAGATTGCACCAAATTTTGTTTCCTGCAAGGAACTGCGAACTGCTGCTGTATGGCGTCggagtcgccgtcgccgtcgcctttctCCGCTAAGCTTTTGCTTTTGCGGTTTGCTTAGCGCGGTCGTCGAGGTCTTTGCCGGGCGCCGTACGTCTTGAACGCAAACCCGAAAGCGCGTGGGGTCTGGGCGTACGTGTACTCCCGCATCCAAAGCCACTTGGATCCTGTACTCTTGTCATCTTGTGCACTCCTGTGCCGGTTGCAACCGAAGCAATGTACATAGAGTCGCGCTGGTCGACCGGCGGATTCCCTCGACCGGTTCAGTCCCCCGCCGTCCGATTGACCTTTCTATAACCGTTGGATGCATCTTCCCCCTCCCCCAGATGCGTCTCCGACTCTCCGTAACCCCATGCACGTCATGCCTGCAGAAAAACAGAGAGATCCCCTTCCCACCACGTTCCCCTCGACATAGCTCGCGCGAGGAAGAAATCGGCCGCGGGCGTCCATAGCCGTGACTATCGAATTGCAGCACCTCTCGTGGAACTGCTCGCAGGAAGAGCACCCTGCCAACCGGGCACATCCAGTCATCTTTGTCCACCTGGCAAGAGCACAGTGGTCGCAGGGTTTCAGCTCGACCACTTGTCGGTTGCATCTCCATCTCTTGCCGGCTGCAGCTTTGTCCCTTCCGGTTGCTACTCTGACATAGCCCGTTCCAGCTCCTCCACTTACAGGTTGCAGCTTTGCTATGGCCGGATGCAGCTCCGCCACTCGTCGGTTCAAGCTCCACACCCTGCCGGTTGCAGCTCCTCCActcgacggtccaacctcgcccctTGCCGGTAACAGCTCCTCCGATCGCCAGTTGCAGCGTCGCCACTCGCCGTTTCGAGTCGCCCGCCCGGTTGCAGCTCCTCCACTCGCCGGATCAATGCAGCTCTGTTGAGCGCCATGCCGGTCCCAAAATCTCGGTGTGACGGTTGGAGCTGGGCGCCATGTCGGTTCCAAAATCTCACAAACACCGCATCTCCTTGTGGAAACATCAGCTTGTCAGAAGCGGCTCGCGATGTTGGTCGTAGCTGCGTGTGTCGCCTGTTGATATCCACACACCCCCTCCCCTTCCCAAACTTGGAGTGGCCCCATTGGTGGCCCCGTCGCTGCAGACGTGACGACTTCTCACAGAACCAACGAGCCTCGCGGTGGTGGTGGGTGCCTCTCACATCAGTGGTTGGGGGCGGGGATGCGATGGCAACTAGGGAGTTAGGGAACAAGAGGTTGCGCGGTGCGCGtggaaagataaggattgaaacaagtGCTCACTCCAGGACACGCGTCGCGTGGGAGGTGACCGGTGGGGGACGAGCACAGTTGGTGCCACAAAAATGTTGTATTCAAATTCCACCGACAACTCAAGAAGTGAAAAACAGTCAAACCAAATTAATGTTAGTTTTCTGATTAGGCCAGAATTTTGGCCCGTTTACATAGTCAATGTTGAATTTCTTGTTCTCATTTCTCAAGCTCTGTTTGAAAGTTATATTTGAACGCGGCATTGTAATACATTATTTTAGTGTCATATTATTTTTAGATTCTTGGACAAAATTGTATAATTGCTTTTATGATAGGTGCATTGGAGATGCTCTCACATGCGCTTGACCTAGCGTCTATGCGAGTTTTTTGAAACCTAAAGAGGTCCAAGGGCACGCCAATGTCTCTCTTGTAGCGAGACTGATGGTTTGCCTCGCCCGCATTCACACTACAGGGAGTCGGTGGTGGTTCGGCCCAGTGGAGACATGGCGGTCTTGATGATGTCATGTTGACATCATGCTAAGATCGCACCAAAGTTTGTTTTTTATTTATATTCTAATGGATATGTTTAAAAAATGTACTTAAGAAAATTTTAAAACCGTGATTTTTGGAAAATGTTAACACTGTATAGAAAATGTTagcaatttaaaaaaaatgttgatagctttaaaaaaatgttcgtgacaATAAACATGCCCCTTGGGTTGTGTAGCTCCCGTGGAAGTCCAAAATGAGCAAACATGTCACTTGGGTTGTGTAGCGTGACCATGCGAATTAGTGTCGGGTGGCCCGTTGGATGTTTTTTACGGCCCGTAAACTGATATCCCACACGTGAGATATCTGGGCTATATTGAGGAGGCATTTTCAAAAAGAATGAGCTAGATCGCAGGTATTTGCACACGAGGTAGTAGCGGTGTCTAGTCAAAACGGTGAACGAAGTGTACAAAGGCGAGTATCATGGGTAGCGACAAAGTGAGGGGTCTCCCGAACTTCATGGAAGACGCAGTTTGGAACGGGATTTTTGGTTCTCAGGTGCTCCACACACAATGAAGGTTTTCGATCGAGATGGTTACATTTAATTTGAAGTAAAATTGTCTAGTTGTAATACATATCCAACAGCTCACTTTGCAAATTGATCTCTAGACATGCTCGACTAGTGTCGGTGAATTGATACATAATTTGGAAGTATGCTTCTAGTCCCGAGCTCACATGCACATGATATGAACGGTGTAATTTGAAGAAATAGTAAGAATAAAAAATCTGTTTTTTTAACAACAAACATTGCTGAGTTTTATGCTCGTGTGAAAATATTTATGATGAAATGACATTCATGGATATGTGGGAAAAAGCAAAACAAAATCACTGCTCCAAAAATACTTTTTAGAGAATCTTTTTATCCAGACCTGCATGAGCATGGATGTCATTCCATCATGAAATTTTGCATGATGTAAAACACTccacaatgtttatcttaaaaaaagttttttttactatttttgaaTGTTTTACTGTTCACCTAGGTGCATGTACATGTGCATTGGGTGCTCCTGGTACTCACAATCTGGAAACAACCCTACTAATGTTATTAAAAACCGGTAAAATTATTGTTTACAGATAAAACACATATCTAACCTGGCACAAAAATTCCCGTATTTGAGTCCAATTCAATTTTGAGAAAAAATGTAGAAATTTTATCGTGGTCCATAGCAAATTTAAAACGGGCCTCTAATCTCACTCCAAAGAAAGCATGGCCGGCCTAGGTAAGAAATCCGGGTAGCCATGGACCTGTGGACTTCATTCTCGTGTCCAAAATAAAGAGAAGAAATTTTgctcaaaaagaaagaaaaaagagaagaaaaaaaagtcgAGAGAAAGAAAACGTAAAAGAAGAGCATCATCTGACTTTTGATTCGCCACAAGCCAAACACCACACGCTTTTGGGTCTTTGTCCGGCAAAACCGCGCTGGCTGGACGCGAAGACCTTGGTGATCCTGTTAAGCAAACTGCAAAACGGGAAGCCTTAACTAGCAAGGCGTCGCCAGCCTTGCATGCAGTTCCTTCCGTGAACGGAAAATAAGTACTACActgatttttattttctttatttgtcAAGGATAGACGCCTTGCATGCAGTTCCTTCCGGGAACGGAAGATAAGTACTACACCGATTTTTTATTTATTTGTGAGGGATAAGTATCTCTGATTTATGTTAGAAGTATTCCAGTGGTGTAACTTTTTTCTCGCGAAAAGGATCCGGCCCTACTATAAAAGTTCATGAGAAAATATAAAGCAACTCAAATATAGTAAAATTTACATCGATATCCCTGCACCATCGAACAACCATTGCTAGAGTGGACAAGGGCCTCGAGGGGATGTAGCTTTGTTTATGCATGTTTAGCTTTTACGTNNNNNNNNNNNNNNNNNNNNNNNNNNNNNNNNNNNNNNNNNNNNNNNNNNNNNNNNNNNNNNNNNNNNNNNNNNNNNNNNNNNNNNNNNNNNNNNNNNNNNNNNNNNNNNNNNNNNNNNNNNNNNNNNNNNNNNNNNNNNNNNNNNNNNNNNNNNNNNNNNNNNNNNNNNNNNNNNNNNNNNNNNNNNNNNNNNNNNNNNNNNNNNNNNNNNNNNNNNNNNNNNNNNNNNNNNNNNNNNNNNNNNNNNNNNNNNNNNNNNNNNNNNNNNNNNNNNNNNNNNNNNNNNNNNNNNNNNNNNNNNNNNNNNNNNNNNNNNNNNNNNNNNNNNNNNNNNNNNNNNNNNNNNNNNNNNNNNNNGGGAGGGGGTATGTCGGTTTCTCTTCTAAGCCATTGCTCATTGTAATCCTAGTCGGTTAAGGGGTTTGTTCCAAATAAAGGAATTAGCAGATGATTGTTTTGCATACTTTTCGTGTGCCAGTGTATATGAGGCACTCGTCAACCCCAAAGAAATTCCATTATGCACAAATATAGCTAGAAGATACTCCctcggtcccataatataagagcgtattTGACACGCGGGAATGGGTGTAGGTTGGCaattaaagcaaaaaagaaaaagactTTGGCGGCAACTAACACCTCGTGACTTCATCCTCAATATATGCCACGGTGGGTGACAGAGCATTCTCGAGCGCTGATCAAGCCCCATAACAAAGTACTAAGAATGAAATCAACGCATGACGTGTTGTCATTCGCTCATTGCACGAAAACGGAGAGAACAAGATATATGAATTCTACATGCAGAGCGCAAAGCGCGAGAGGCAAATATGGTGCTAGAAGGACACTCTCACAACCTCTCGATGCGAGAGCCCAgtccgtcatcgtcgtcatccttgGTAGACATTAGGCTCGCCCGGGTGGGCAGTGGTCCATTTCAAATTTTGAGAAATCAACTTCTATCGTCATATACTATTTTGCCTATTTCAGCCCAAAAGTAGCAGCTCAATTACCCAACACTACTCTTGCACTCATCCACATCCGTTCGTCACCAGGGCGAGAGACCTAATTCTCTTAATCGGCTCCTCCCAGGCTCCTACtctagcccctcccctcccctgctCCTCTGCGAGGAAAACGTTGGCCCGCGCTCACCTGCTCCCCTCCCCTCGCGGGCTCGCCACGCCTTCTTATTCAGCAAATGTCGAGCTGCCAAATATTTTTTGGGAGGAATTACCACATGTTCATTAAACAAACTAATTacaatgagtgtgtgtgtgtggtcactcCATGAGACAAACAGAGGGTCTAGTGTCTTGAAGATTTGCACAAAAGGCTCCAAAAATATATTTTTTTACAACTTTACTTTGGAAGATCCATATGCCCAACCTAATCATCATCCATCATCGATCACCGCCGCCACCATGACACCACCGAAGAAAGACACGAGCAACCCCCACACCCCAGATCTAGAAGAACTCTATTGCAACGCTGCTTTGTGAGCCAATTAAACGGTCCGTCAAAGGCGATGGAACCGAGTCTTTGTGGCACGTTGGTCGGGTATCATCCCCAAGTCTGCCAGACCCCGACGACATTGCCTTCATACAACGTGGTCGAAGAAGAAGAGCGTCGCTACAAGCCGCCATCCACACACCACACTCCAAGACACCCGCATACTTTGCACCAGCCGACGTTGTCGCCCGACAAGACGCCAAGCATCAGCCACCACAACCTAACATTATCAAACCGAGGTCCAATAGACACAGGTGCTACTTGCTTACCGTCACTGCCAATTGAAGCATCACCAGGGTGGGGAAGAAGCAGAGCCATCTTATTTCAATGCGGCATCGATTCCACTACCAATTCAACGCCACCGAGAAAAACTATGCCTATCCTATCTAGTCGCCGGGGTCCCCGACCCTCGGGCAGCCAAAGCAGTGGCCAAGGGGCCAAAGGACCTGCGGCCACACTGGCGAAGGAAGGAGGCAGAGAGATCGCCTCGCGATCACCCGTGGAGAGACAGTTGACGAGAGAAAATTTGTGAACACCATTTGTCACGTATTTATGTTATCTATTCCAAATATTGTAGTACGACCCTTGCATtatgtttgattttttttaatgAGGGCACCTCTATTTCATCGCTAGGCCCGCCACTAGTCGCAGTGGTGGTTATTTGGATACCAAATCCGTTTATACACCAGCGCACACACGTACGATCGGCAGTTCggcacaatgaagaagaagaatgcAACACACGAGCATCACCACCATCCATCAGGTAGGCACGCCCCACGGCATATGCTCGGCCCGCAGCCTCCGCCGCCACGCGTCCGgcgtccaagtccacccaacgttcACGTGACGCGCGACCGATTCCGTCCACCACCACCCATTCCCAAACCTTGCGACCCCACGCGCCAGCGTCTCCTCCCGCGGCCGCTCACGAGCCCGACACCGACCGAGCCGGATCCCCGCTATAAAGCCGCCCGTGCAGCCCACGCCTCCATCCAGTTTCTTCTCATCCGCATCCACCCATCTCCAGAACAAGAAAAAAAaaatctcctcttccatttcaatcctactcctcgtcctcctctcgcCGCGGGGCCAAGTGTAGCGGCCGATCACGGCGGCTGCTCCGTCCATCCATGTCGTCTCTTGCCGTCCGCTGCGGGCTGGAGTGGGAGCTCGGCTGGCTCGGGGGCCTCTTCACGGCCGCGGAGCTGGCGGCCGCCGACCTGCTCCTGCAGCTCAGCAGAGACTACGAGGCGGCCGCCGCGGCGTCGAAGGCCACGACCATCGCCTGGCCGCGCTCGGTGAGCTCGTGCTGCGAGATCCTCGTCAAGGAAGAGACGGAGCGGATCGTCGAGGAGACGGCGCCCTTATCGCTTGGGTCGCGGGCGAGGAGGAGCTCGGCGAGCTCGTGCCCCGAGGACCTCACCGTGGTCGGCGAGGGGGAGCTGGAGCCTCCGCGGATCTCCAGGGAGACGGCGCCGTCACCGGGGTCGATGGAGCTGGACAGGAGGGCGAGGAAGAGGTACCGCCTGCTGTCGGAGCTCCACGCCGCCAAGAGACAGGGGAAGGCCGCCGGCCCtgccgcgaagaagaagaggaagaggcacCACGACGGCGGCGAGTCGGAGTCGCCGTCGTCGGAGGCGACGG
Above is a window of Triticum dicoccoides isolate Atlit2015 ecotype Zavitan chromosome 5B, WEW_v2.0, whole genome shotgun sequence DNA encoding:
- the LOC119306009 gene encoding uncharacterized protein LOC119306009, whose product is MSSLAVRCGLEWELGWLGGLFTAAELAAADLLLQLSRDYEAAAAASKATTIAWPRSVSSCCEILVKEETERIVEETAPLSLGSRARRSSASSCPEDLTVVGEGELEPPRISRETAPSPGSMELDRRARKRYRLLSELHAAKRQGKAAGPAAKKKRKRHHDGGESESPSSEATGYGGY